Proteins from one Bemisia tabaci unplaced genomic scaffold, PGI_BMITA_v3 genomic window:
- the LOC140225894 gene encoding D-ribitol-5-phosphate cytidylyltransferase-like gives MIDFGVGVILPAAGGGERFGGTIAKQYTMIMGKPLLCYSAEAFLKIAWVKLVILVVDDVLKAKELIESAIGCEPKLLIVKGGNSRHRSIEAGLLELQKNTSDFILETVIVHDAVRPLLQVKLLEELVVAARSHGASGATRPLVSTVIKPDADNFLEESLDRCQYVASETPQAFQIPILSRAYKKCSDFELDNGTECLQLVLKHCGVKAKLVAGSDELWKVTYKKDLHSAEKCLREKYLKICLIMSEEIETKAVYLAHNKLKNFADVVDVSTSFKSSAFKVKQGFKYNVLVLFHMQEIQQDEQLAEFSTLLNIEEEGIIIHVIDHSSGDGMQNMSVYELHRNGRKMAHQYKKLNKGVIVIHRIMSGESDVQLIDLISSVIQADFKTYSGQTLFL, from the exons ATGATAGATTTTGGCGTTGGGGTGATTCTGCCGGCTGCAGGTGGAGGTGAGCGATTTGGCGGTACCATTGCCAAGCAGTACACCATGATCATG GGCAAGCCATTACTGTGTTACTCTGCGGAGGCATTTCTGAAAATCGCATGGGTCAAGTTAGTCATCCTTGTTGTTGATGATGTGCTGAAGGCCAAAGAGCTGATTGAATCAGCAATTGGATGCGAGCCTAAGTTATTGATTGTTAAAGGAGGAAATTCACGCCATCGATCTATTGAAGCGGGTTTACTGGAACTGCAGAAAAATACCTCTG ATTTTATTCTAGAAACTGTCATTGTCCATGATGCCGTAAGGCCATTGCTGCAAGTGAAACTTTTGGAAGAACTTGTGGTTGCAGCACGTAGTCATGGAGCATCCGGCGCCACCAGACCTTTAGTATCTACTGTTATTAAGCCAGACGCagataattttttggaggaaagctTGGATCGATGTCAATATGTTGCAAGTGAAACTCCTCAAGCATTTCAAATACCAATATTAAGCAGAGCGTATAAAAAG TGTAGTGATTTTGAACTGGACAATGGCACAGAATGCCTACAACTTGTTCTAAAACATTGTGGAGTAAAGGCAAAGCTTGTAGCAGGTTCAGATGAGCTGTGGAAAGTTACATACAAAAAGGATCTTCACTCAGCTGAAAAATGTCTGAGAG AAAAGTACCTTAAAATATGCTTGATCATGTCAGAAGAAATTGAGACAAAAGCGGTTTATCTAGCGCATaataagttgaaaaattttgcagacGTTGTTGATGTTTCAACAAGTTTCAAAAGCTCTGCTTTTAAAGTCAAACAAGGTTTCAAGTACAATGTGCTAGTTTTATTTCATATGCAAGAAATTCAACAGGATGAGCAGCTGGCAGAATTCAGTACACTTCTCAACATCGAAGAAGAG ggcaTCATTATCCATGTCATTGATCACTCGAGTGGGGATGGAATGCAGAACATGAGTGTGTACGAGCTGCATCGAAATGGACGGAAGATGGCTCACCAGTATAAAAAACTGAACAAAGGTGTGATTGTCATCCATCGTATAATGTCTGGAGAGAGTGATGTTCAGCTCATCGATCTTATTTCAAGTGTGATTCAAGCAGACTTTAAAACTTACTCTGGCCAGACACTCTTTTTGTAA